A region from the Lentimonas sp. CC4 genome encodes:
- a CDS encoding endonuclease/exonuclease/phosphatase family protein, producing MNQFPASVRVFLAIIVCGLCGCSASEREFTVVAYNVENLFDVDGIAIYKDYTQDEPDDPFTYGRLKLLTKLQNTAAVLKTVNAGAGPEVILFQELEADFTPESGVADLNVFLEQHRETTVEQMLTTGWQPEYAGLPAQAWLLKVLSDAGLVDYSVVVAPAKAQDVGIAHTNAVFSRFPIQEVQLHELEQARDIFEVTLDVEGHPLTVYVNHWKSGASSPTREPIRAQNATVLRGLVDARLAADPMADIIIGGDLNSHYNHSILYPDVTTGINDVLGSQGDELAIRELGGVDLYNLWFELPPEQRYSEVWKGNRGTLMHLLITRGLYDQSGVRYVDGSFEVLMVPGLNADPLGRPLEWNFAGETGGGVTDHFPVAARFSVGSGVAGEFVELETPSAGDDALDFEMPLGYLPTMDLQLDDGAFLVDVADAELGPYVGHLYQVNAMVLKLRPMTIDVGGDQWAAYAPDKAVYAQLKEIKGAEAPSAMVVKLGIWKGKRQFVVEGLK from the coding sequence ATGAATCAATTTCCTGCGTCTGTTCGAGTGTTTCTAGCCATTATTGTATGCGGGCTCTGTGGATGTTCTGCTTCGGAGCGTGAATTCACTGTGGTCGCTTACAATGTAGAGAACCTATTCGATGTCGATGGGATCGCTATTTATAAGGACTACACGCAAGACGAACCCGACGATCCATTTACCTACGGGCGGCTTAAGTTGCTTACGAAGCTGCAAAATACGGCTGCGGTTCTGAAGACAGTCAACGCAGGTGCTGGTCCCGAGGTAATTCTTTTTCAAGAGTTGGAAGCAGACTTCACGCCGGAGAGCGGCGTGGCAGATCTCAATGTATTCCTCGAACAACACCGTGAGACGACTGTTGAGCAAATGCTGACGACGGGTTGGCAGCCTGAGTATGCAGGATTGCCTGCGCAAGCGTGGTTGTTGAAGGTGTTGAGCGATGCGGGACTCGTTGACTATTCAGTCGTCGTCGCTCCCGCGAAGGCGCAAGATGTTGGCATTGCACACACCAACGCGGTCTTTTCACGTTTTCCGATTCAGGAGGTTCAGCTCCATGAGCTGGAGCAGGCACGTGATATTTTTGAGGTGACGCTCGATGTCGAGGGGCACCCGCTCACCGTGTATGTCAATCACTGGAAGTCAGGTGCTTCCAGCCCGACTCGTGAGCCGATCCGCGCTCAAAATGCGACCGTGCTTCGCGGCTTAGTCGACGCACGCCTCGCAGCTGACCCGATGGCGGATATCATTATCGGCGGCGACCTCAACTCGCATTACAATCACTCGATTCTATATCCAGATGTCACGACTGGTATCAATGACGTGCTCGGCTCACAAGGTGATGAGTTGGCCATTCGCGAGCTCGGTGGCGTGGATCTGTATAACCTTTGGTTTGAATTGCCGCCAGAGCAGCGCTATTCTGAAGTTTGGAAGGGGAATCGTGGGACGCTGATGCATCTGCTCATCACGCGCGGCCTTTATGATCAATCGGGCGTTCGTTATGTCGATGGCAGTTTTGAAGTGTTGATGGTTCCAGGTCTGAATGCCGATCCTTTAGGGCGTCCCCTAGAATGGAATTTCGCCGGCGAGACGGGTGGCGGTGTCACGGATCATTTTCCTGTTGCTGCACGGTTTTCTGTGGGAAGTGGAGTGGCCGGCGAGTTTGTTGAATTAGAAACCCCGAGTGCGGGGGATGATGCTTTGGACTTTGAGATGCCCCTCGGCTATTTGCCGACGATGGATCTCCAGCTAGACGACGGTGCTTTTCTAGTCGATGTAGCAGATGCAGAGTTGGGGCCGTATGTCGGGCACCTGTATCAAGTGAACGCAATGGTGTTGAAGCTGCGGCCGATGACGATCGACGTCGGTGGCGATCAGTGGGCAGCCTATGCGCCGGATAAAGCGGTGTATGCACAACTGAAGGAGATCAAAGGAGCTGAGGCTCCGTCAGCGATGGTGGTTAAGCTCGGCATTTGGAAGGGCAAGCGGCAATTCGTTGTCG